In Hippocampus zosterae strain Florida chromosome 3, ASM2543408v3, whole genome shotgun sequence, a genomic segment contains:
- the setd6 gene encoding N-lysine methyltransferase setd6 isoform X2 produces MACEAKRPKVDNDASLQNFLRWCDCVSLVLSKKVQVCKGGVVADYGMVAQEDIGEGEVLFTIPRSALLHQGTTHVAALLEQEKDSLESTSGWVPLLLALLYEYTTTQSKWKPYLSLWTDFKMLDHPMFCFQEPQEEDDDEDDEEDSPNPPMMVPMADMLNHVSKHNANLEFTPDSLKMVCVRPINKGEEVFNTYGQMANWQLLHMYGFTQTHSDNDSDTADIPVVNLYKAATKEPDGDQQLLAEMWELLRDKEAFVFGKDGCFTHSELHSVLKVLCMSSEEFLEFKNNDGWEDDEDEDETISQVFSNDGLLELKSKWRRLIHEAARLTMMGYPNLDEDQVLMEDQASLERLSRRQRNALLVRYGQKSILDKVMKLTKS; encoded by the exons ATGGCTTGTGAAGCTAAACGACCCAAG GTGGACAACGATGCTTCCTTGCAGAACTTCCTCCGGTGGTGCGATTGCGTCAGTCTAGTGCTCAGTAAGAAA GTTCAAGTGTGTAAGGGAGGCGTGGTGGCTGACTACGGGATGGTAGCTCAGGAAGACATCGGGGAAGGCGAGGTGTTGTTCACCATCCCCAGATCGGCTCTTCTTCACCAGGGCACGACACACGTTGCAGCCTTGCTGGAGCAAG AGAAGGACTCCCTGGAGAGCACATCAGGGTGGGTGCCGCTCCTGCTGGCTCTGCTCTATGAATACACGACAACACAGTCCAAATGGAAACCATACCTGTCATTATGGACGGACTTCAAGATGCTAGACCACCCCATGTTCTG CTTCCAAGAGCCACAagaagaggatgatgatgaagatgatgaggaggaCTCACCCAATCCACCCATGATGGTTCCCATGGCCGATATGCTCAACCATGTGTCCAAACACAATGCCAATCTGGAGTTCACGCCA GATTCTTTGAAGATGGTATGCGTGCGCCCCATCAATAAAGGCGAGGAGGTGTTCAACACATACGGGCAGATGGCCAATTGGCAGCTGCTGCACATGTACGGCTTCACCCAGACGCACTCCGACAACGATTCCGACACCGCCGACATCCCCGTCGTCAACCTGTACAAAGCGGCCACAAAAG AGCCGGATGGGGATCAACAGCTGTTGGCAGAGATGTGGGAGTTGCTCAGGGATAAAGAAGCGTTTGTTTTCGGCAAAGACGGCTGCTTCACTCACTCTGAGCTACACAGTGTGCTCAAG GTGTTGTGCATGTCCAGCGAAGAGTTcttggagttcaaaaacaatgaCGGATGGGAGGACgacgaggatgaggatgagacTATTTCTCAGGTCTTCTCCAACGACGGGCTCTTGGAATTAAAGAGCAAGTGGAGACGGCTCATCCATGAAGCGGCACGTTTGACCATGATGGGCTACCCCAACCTGGACGAGGACCAGGTCCTGATGGAGGACCAGGCTTCGCTAGAGAGACTAAGCCGCAGGCAGAGAAATGCACTTCTGGTCCGATATGGTCAGAAAAGCATCCTGGACAAAGTCATGAAGCTCACAAAGTCATGA
- the setd6 gene encoding N-lysine methyltransferase setd6 isoform X1: MACEAKRPKVDNDASLQNFLRWCDCVSLVLSKKVQVCKGGVVADYGMVAQEDIGEGEVLFTIPRSALLHQGTTHVAALLEQEKDSLESTSGWVPLLLALLYEYTTTQSKWKPYLSLWTDFKMLDHPMFWSKEERDSLLRGTGIPEAVDKDLANIKREYRDVVLPFISKHPDMWNTRTHTLELYTHLVAFVMAYSFQEPQEEDDDEDDEEDSPNPPMMVPMADMLNHVSKHNANLEFTPDSLKMVCVRPINKGEEVFNTYGQMANWQLLHMYGFTQTHSDNDSDTADIPVVNLYKAATKEPDGDQQLLAEMWELLRDKEAFVFGKDGCFTHSELHSVLKVLCMSSEEFLEFKNNDGWEDDEDEDETISQVFSNDGLLELKSKWRRLIHEAARLTMMGYPNLDEDQVLMEDQASLERLSRRQRNALLVRYGQKSILDKVMKLTKS, translated from the exons ATGGCTTGTGAAGCTAAACGACCCAAG GTGGACAACGATGCTTCCTTGCAGAACTTCCTCCGGTGGTGCGATTGCGTCAGTCTAGTGCTCAGTAAGAAA GTTCAAGTGTGTAAGGGAGGCGTGGTGGCTGACTACGGGATGGTAGCTCAGGAAGACATCGGGGAAGGCGAGGTGTTGTTCACCATCCCCAGATCGGCTCTTCTTCACCAGGGCACGACACACGTTGCAGCCTTGCTGGAGCAAG AGAAGGACTCCCTGGAGAGCACATCAGGGTGGGTGCCGCTCCTGCTGGCTCTGCTCTATGAATACACGACAACACAGTCCAAATGGAAACCATACCTGTCATTATGGACGGACTTCAAGATGCTAGACCACCCCATGTTCTG GTCCAAAGAGGAGCGAGATTCATTACTGCGAGGAACCGGCATTCCAGAGGCGGTGGACAAAGACCTGGCTAACATCAAGAGGGAATACAGAGATGTAGTCCTGCCCTTTATTTCCAAGCATCCTGACATGTGGAACACCCGTACACACACTCTGGAGCTGTACACGCACCTTGTGGCTTTTGTCATGGCGTACAG CTTCCAAGAGCCACAagaagaggatgatgatgaagatgatgaggaggaCTCACCCAATCCACCCATGATGGTTCCCATGGCCGATATGCTCAACCATGTGTCCAAACACAATGCCAATCTGGAGTTCACGCCA GATTCTTTGAAGATGGTATGCGTGCGCCCCATCAATAAAGGCGAGGAGGTGTTCAACACATACGGGCAGATGGCCAATTGGCAGCTGCTGCACATGTACGGCTTCACCCAGACGCACTCCGACAACGATTCCGACACCGCCGACATCCCCGTCGTCAACCTGTACAAAGCGGCCACAAAAG AGCCGGATGGGGATCAACAGCTGTTGGCAGAGATGTGGGAGTTGCTCAGGGATAAAGAAGCGTTTGTTTTCGGCAAAGACGGCTGCTTCACTCACTCTGAGCTACACAGTGTGCTCAAG GTGTTGTGCATGTCCAGCGAAGAGTTcttggagttcaaaaacaatgaCGGATGGGAGGACgacgaggatgaggatgagacTATTTCTCAGGTCTTCTCCAACGACGGGCTCTTGGAATTAAAGAGCAAGTGGAGACGGCTCATCCATGAAGCGGCACGTTTGACCATGATGGGCTACCCCAACCTGGACGAGGACCAGGTCCTGATGGAGGACCAGGCTTCGCTAGAGAGACTAAGCCGCAGGCAGAGAAATGCACTTCTGGTCCGATATGGTCAGAAAAGCATCCTGGACAAAGTCATGAAGCTCACAAAGTCATGA